A genomic region of Hydrogenovibrio crunogenus contains the following coding sequences:
- a CDS encoding polyprenyl synthetase family protein — translation MKTTLLRYQKRVNQKLEALLNRQKNIPSSLFEAIKYSTLNNGKRLRPALVYAVGENLDIPLDKLDAAACAVELIHSYSLVHDDLPAMDDDDLRRGQPTCHIQFDEATAILVGDAQQTLAFETLSQDPFLTESDKVKLITLLCQASGGAGMIGGQIIDIQSNGHLPELSQLQAMHEMKTGALITASLLMGAAQSTHYPEKQPGLAKLGQKIGLAFQIHDDILDIESSTEVLGKPQGSDEAADKSTYPKLLGTAQAKALRDELIEDSLESLSALQLANPFLKELIGYIACRQH, via the coding sequence TTGAAAACGACGCTTCTACGCTATCAAAAACGAGTAAATCAAAAACTCGAAGCCTTATTGAACCGGCAAAAAAACATCCCCTCTTCATTGTTCGAAGCCATCAAATATTCGACTTTAAATAATGGCAAACGATTGCGCCCTGCTTTGGTTTATGCGGTTGGTGAAAACTTAGACATTCCACTGGATAAACTGGATGCCGCTGCGTGCGCCGTTGAACTGATTCATAGCTATTCGTTAGTACACGACGATTTACCTGCGATGGACGACGACGATTTAAGACGAGGACAACCGACTTGCCACATTCAATTCGATGAAGCAACGGCCATTTTGGTTGGTGATGCGCAGCAAACCTTAGCGTTTGAAACATTAAGCCAAGACCCTTTTTTAACCGAATCCGATAAAGTCAAACTCATTACTCTTCTTTGCCAGGCCAGTGGCGGTGCCGGAATGATTGGTGGTCAAATCATTGATATCCAGTCTAATGGGCACTTACCGGAACTATCTCAACTTCAAGCCATGCATGAAATGAAAACGGGGGCTCTTATCACCGCTTCATTACTGATGGGCGCAGCCCAATCGACACACTACCCTGAAAAACAGCCAGGCCTGGCAAAACTAGGACAAAAAATCGGCCTCGCCTTCCAAATACACGATGACATTCTCGATATTGAAAGCAGTACTGAAGTGCTAGGAAAACCACAGGGGAGCGACGAAGCCGCAGATAAGTCCACCTATCCAAAACTGCTCGGAACCGCACAAGCAAAAGCATTGCGTGATGAACTAATAGAAGACTCACTGGAAAGCTTATCCGCTTTGCAGTTGGCTAATCCCTTCTTAAAAGAACTCATTGGTTACATCGCCTGCCGCCAACATTAA
- the queD gene encoding 6-carboxytetrahydropterin synthase QueD yields the protein MAQQFVLKTLLDFASAHSLRGYPGDCAKLHGHNWKIEVQVVGDKLNDIGMLVDFKEIKRHAKEVISELDHTFLNDHPHFKEKNPTAENIAEYLYQQIQQRIESSTVNMHSLTVWENDRNCVIYSE from the coding sequence ATGGCTCAACAATTCGTTTTAAAAACTTTACTCGATTTTGCTTCTGCTCATAGCTTAAGAGGCTATCCAGGCGACTGTGCTAAGCTGCATGGACACAACTGGAAAATAGAAGTACAAGTCGTCGGAGATAAACTGAACGACATTGGTATGTTGGTTGATTTCAAAGAAATCAAACGCCATGCAAAGGAAGTCATTTCTGAGTTAGATCATACTTTTTTGAATGACCATCCTCATTTCAAAGAAAAAAACCCGACTGCAGAAAACATTGCTGAATATCTTTATCAGCAAATCCAACAACGCATCGAGTCATCCACCGTTAACATGCATAGCTTAACCGTTTGGGAAAATGACCGTAACTGTGTTATTTACAGTGAATAA
- a CDS encoding CBS domain-containing protein, which yields MFIVYSPEGRNFIGDKQRMPGLRVEPVNRVLPIGDSEMDEQLNLEEEYASVRGKSKEALAQYESVQHEKERKLVVKVSDIMVQPVITVTADLTLVEAWEMMRHSNIQHLPVVNESSALIGLISAHDILMRGIMDTEGNIEEIRDGTVADAMNEEVITTKVDTDIRRVAYVMSEYALGCLPIMSEVDTVIGIVTLSDIVRRLAEEPPLEIYA from the coding sequence ATGTTTATAGTTTATTCACCTGAGGGTCGAAATTTCATCGGCGACAAACAAAGAATGCCTGGTTTAAGAGTCGAACCCGTAAACCGTGTGTTGCCGATTGGTGATTCTGAAATGGACGAACAGCTAAATCTTGAAGAAGAGTATGCTTCAGTCAGAGGAAAATCCAAAGAAGCGCTGGCTCAATATGAATCGGTACAGCACGAAAAAGAGCGAAAGTTGGTTGTAAAGGTTTCGGACATTATGGTTCAACCTGTCATTACGGTAACAGCAGACCTTACCTTAGTCGAAGCGTGGGAAATGATGCGGCATTCCAACATTCAACATTTGCCGGTCGTTAATGAATCTTCGGCATTGATTGGGTTGATTTCAGCGCATGATATTTTGATGCGCGGCATTATGGATACCGAGGGCAATATTGAAGAAATTCGTGATGGAACCGTAGCCGATGCGATGAATGAAGAGGTGATTACCACTAAAGTAGACACAGATATTCGTCGTGTAGCCTATGTCATGAGTGAATATGCGTTAGGGTGTTTGCCGATTATGTCCGAAGTCGATACGGTGATTGGAATTGTCACATTGTCCGATATCGTTCGTCGGTTGGCAGAGGAACCGCCACTTGAAATTTATGCCTAG
- a CDS encoding peroxiredoxin, whose amino-acid sequence MSVLVTKKAPDFTSAAVLADGTIVDDFNLKSHIDGKYAVVFFYPLDFTFVCPSEILAFDHRVEKFKELGTEVIGVSVDSQFTHNAWRNTPVNEGGLGPVKFPLVADLGGSIMDAYGIVHPGNVALRGAFLIDKEGVVRHQVVNDLPLGRNVDEMVRMVEALQFHEENGEVCPAGWNKGDEGMKDSPEGVADYLSKHGEEL is encoded by the coding sequence ATGTCAGTATTAGTTACTAAAAAAGCCCCCGATTTCACTTCAGCTGCCGTTCTTGCAGATGGAACGATTGTGGATGACTTTAACTTAAAAAGCCATATCGACGGAAAGTATGCTGTTGTATTCTTTTACCCTCTAGATTTCACATTTGTTTGCCCATCAGAAATTCTTGCATTCGACCACCGTGTTGAAAAATTCAAAGAATTAGGGACGGAAGTGATCGGTGTTTCTGTTGATTCGCAATTCACTCACAACGCATGGCGCAACACCCCTGTAAACGAAGGTGGGCTAGGACCTGTTAAATTTCCATTGGTTGCGGATCTAGGTGGTTCAATTATGGACGCTTATGGCATTGTACACCCTGGTAATGTTGCACTACGTGGCGCTTTCTTAATCGACAAAGAAGGCGTTGTTCGCCATCAAGTTGTTAACGATTTACCGCTAGGTCGTAACGTTGACGAAATGGTTCGCATGGTTGAAGCTCTTCAATTCCACGAAGAAAATGGTGAAGTTTGTCCAGCCGGTTGGAACAAAGGCGATGAAGGCATGAAAGACTCTCCTGAAGGCGTAGCTGATTATCTTTCAAAACACGGTGAAGAACTATAA
- the trxA gene encoding thioredoxin, with protein MSVIDLKVENFESTIENNDIVILDFWAEWCGPCKQFAPTFEAVSEKHPDIVFAKVNVEEQQDLAGMFQVRSIPTLVFMREKIVVFSNPGVIPESNFEEGIAQLKELDMEKVRQDLAKAQEENA; from the coding sequence ATGTCTGTTATAGACTTAAAAGTAGAAAATTTTGAATCCACTATCGAAAACAATGACATTGTTATTCTAGATTTTTGGGCGGAATGGTGCGGTCCATGTAAACAATTTGCTCCGACATTTGAGGCCGTTTCTGAAAAGCATCCTGATATTGTTTTTGCAAAAGTAAATGTTGAAGAACAACAGGACTTAGCAGGCATGTTCCAAGTGCGTTCTATTCCAACGTTGGTGTTTATGCGTGAAAAAATTGTGGTTTTCTCAAACCCGGGTGTGATTCCAGAAAGCAATTTCGAAGAAGGAATTGCCCAGTTGAAAGAACTGGATATGGAAAAAGTGCGCCAAGACTTGGCAAAAGCACAAGAAGAAAACGCATAA
- a CDS encoding class II fumarate hydratase, which produces MTQNYRTEKDSMGTLQVPESALYGAQTQRAIDNFPISHTPMPAIFIKAMAYVKFACSNSNLELGLISEEKATAIQAAAKELIQGQHADHFPIDVFQTGSGTSTNMNINEVISNLAKQLTGTEVHPNDDVNMSQSSNDVVPTAIHVAAAIALEEHLLPNLEKLTQTLKNKEIELNGIVKNGRTHLMDATPIRLDQEIGAWRHLISDNIERLKDTQKRLHRLPQGGTAVGTGINADPEFSRLVCANLSTITAIDFDPMDNLFVGLSSQDTSVELSGQLNVLASSLMKIANDLRWMNSGPLAGLAEIQLPALQPGSSIMPGKVNPVIPEAVCMVAAQIMGNHTAITVGGQAGNFQLNVMLPMIANNLLQSLEIAANAADVLADKAITGFTVNEQKIQETLETNPILVTSLNRLVGYETGAAIAKKAYETGQPVFEVAKAMTDLDEETLKKYLNPALLTEGGNPDPNE; this is translated from the coding sequence ATGACACAAAATTATCGAACTGAAAAAGACAGCATGGGGACTCTACAGGTTCCTGAATCCGCACTTTATGGCGCTCAAACACAAAGAGCCATCGACAACTTCCCGATCAGTCACACGCCTATGCCGGCTATTTTTATCAAAGCCATGGCGTATGTAAAATTTGCCTGTTCCAACTCAAATCTGGAGTTAGGATTAATTTCGGAAGAAAAAGCAACTGCGATTCAAGCCGCTGCGAAAGAGCTTATTCAAGGACAACATGCTGACCACTTTCCAATCGATGTGTTCCAAACAGGGTCTGGTACCAGCACCAATATGAATATCAATGAGGTGATTTCAAACCTTGCTAAACAACTAACGGGTACGGAAGTCCATCCCAACGATGATGTAAACATGAGTCAAAGCTCCAATGATGTTGTACCGACCGCAATTCATGTCGCTGCAGCAATCGCATTGGAAGAACACCTATTACCGAATTTAGAAAAGCTAACACAAACGCTAAAAAACAAGGAAATTGAACTCAATGGCATCGTCAAGAATGGTCGTACTCACTTGATGGATGCAACCCCTATTCGTCTCGATCAAGAAATTGGGGCCTGGAGACATTTGATTTCAGACAATATTGAGCGTTTAAAAGACACTCAAAAACGTTTACATCGTTTACCGCAAGGTGGCACTGCTGTTGGGACCGGGATTAACGCTGATCCAGAATTTAGCCGTTTAGTCTGCGCTAACTTAAGCACCATCACCGCCATTGATTTCGACCCGATGGACAACTTGTTTGTAGGATTAAGTTCGCAAGACACATCGGTTGAACTGAGTGGTCAACTCAACGTTCTCGCCAGCAGTTTGATGAAAATTGCCAATGATCTACGTTGGATGAATTCAGGCCCACTGGCAGGCCTGGCAGAAATTCAACTGCCGGCACTCCAACCGGGTAGCTCCATCATGCCCGGCAAAGTCAACCCGGTCATTCCAGAAGCGGTTTGCATGGTCGCCGCACAAATCATGGGGAACCACACCGCCATTACAGTGGGTGGACAAGCAGGTAATTTCCAGTTAAACGTCATGCTTCCAATGATTGCGAACAATCTATTACAGAGCTTGGAGATTGCAGCGAATGCGGCTGACGTTTTGGCCGACAAAGCCATTACAGGGTTCACGGTAAATGAACAAAAAATTCAAGAGACACTTGAAACCAACCCTATTCTGGTCACATCCTTAAACCGCCTGGTTGGCTATGAAACCGGTGCGGCAATTGCGAAAAAAGCTTACGAAACCGGTCAGCCTGTTTTTGAGGTTGCCAAAGCCATGACGGATCTGGATGAAGAAACACTGAAGAAATACCTTAACCCTGCTTTATTGACAGAGGGCGGCAACCCCGACCCGAATGAATAA